From the Polaribacter gangjinensis genome, the window TTTTTTATCAAGCTTTTTTTTGAATTCTCAAGAAAACATAAAATTTACAGAAGTTTCTAAAGATTTACCTACGAATATAAAAGACTCCAAATCAATAGAAAATGAACTAAAAATAGTATCGGAAAGTAATTTATCTGATTTGATGAAGCAGCTAAAAACTGACAAGGAAAAAATTGCTTTTTGGGTGAATATTTACAATGCTTTTATTCAAATTTCATTGTCTGAAAATCCAAAATTATACGAAGACAAAGGAACTTATTTCAGTGAAAAACGCATCAAAATAGGTGGAGAAATACTGTCTTTTGATGATATTGAACATGGAATTCTTAGAAAATCTAAAGTAAAAATCGGTTTGGGATATGTAAGAAAATGGTTTCGTCCAAAATGGGAACGCAAATTACGTGTTGAAAATGTAGATTGGCGCATTCATTTTGCCTTGAATTGTGGTGCAAAAAGTTGTCCTCCTGTGGCAATTTATTCCCCTGAAAACTTAGAAAATGAATTAACTTTTATGACAAAAGCCTATTTAGAAGAGCAAACTTCATATGATAAAACATCAAAAACGGCTTCAACTTCGGTTTTGATGTCTTGGTTTAGAGGTGATTTTGGCGGTAAAAATGGTGCAAAAAAAATTCTTTTAGACTATAAAATAACTCCTGAAAAACCAAAATATTTAGATTTTAAAACTTACGATTGGACACTTTTATTAGGCAATTTTAGAACAATTCCCAACTAAATTATTCGGCATTTTCATGGTCTTCAATATCTTTTGTTAAATCTAACTCACGCAAAGTTGGGTTAATAATTGCTGTAGCACCAACAGTTAATAAAGTCATGGTGCCACCAAAAACTACTGCTGCAACAGGACCAATAATTTTTGCAGCCAAACCACTTTCAAAAGCACCTAATTCGTTAGAAGATCCCACAAACATGGAATTTACAGATGAAACACGTCCTCGCATTTCATCAGGAGTTTTGATTTGTAAAATCGTTTGACGAATCACCATCGAAATTCCATCTGCAGCACCACTAATAAAAAGGGCTAAAACACTTATCCAAAAGATTGATGACAATCCAAAAGCGATAATACTTACTCCAAAAATAAAAATGGAAATCAATAATTTTTTTCCAGTATTTCTATTGATTGGAATATAGGTTGTAATGAACATCGTAACAATACTTCCCATGGATATGGAAGCATTTAGTATTCCAAAACCTTCGCTTCCAACGTGTAAAATATCTTGTGCAAAAACCGATAAAATTGCTACAGTTCCTCCAAAAAG encodes:
- a CDS encoding DUF547 domain-containing protein yields the protein MNSQENIKFTEVSKDLPTNIKDSKSIENELKIVSESNLSDLMKQLKTDKEKIAFWVNIYNAFIQISLSENPKLYEDKGTYFSEKRIKIGGEILSFDDIEHGILRKSKVKIGLGYVRKWFRPKWERKLRVENVDWRIHFALNCGAKSCPPVAIYSPENLENELTFMTKAYLEEQTSYDKTSKTASTSVLMSWFRGDFGGKNGAKKILLDYKITPEKPKYLDFKTYDWTLLLGNFRTIPN